Within Amycolatopsis sp. cg5, the genomic segment GATCGAACGCCCGATCTTCGTCACCGGGCTGCCCCGCACCGGCACCACCGCCCTGCATCGGCTGCTCGCCGCCGATCCACTGCACCAAGGCCTCGAAGTGTGGCTCGCCGAGGTTCCGCAGCCTCGCCCGCCGCGGGACAAATGGGCGGCTGACCCCGTCTTCCAGCACATCCAGGCCGGCTACGAGCAGCACCACATCGACCATCCCGAGTTCATGGGTGTGCACGCGATGTCCGCGGACCAGATCGAGGAGTGCTGGCAGCTGCTCCGGCAGTCGATGAAGTCGCTGTCCTACGAATGTCTCGCGCACCTGCCGACCTACTCGAAGTGGCTCGACGGCCAGGACTGGACCGGCGCGTACCGGCGGCATCGCCGGAACCTGCAGCTCATCGGCCTGCCGGACGCGGGGAAGCGCTGGGTGCTGAAGAACCCGAGTCACCTGTTCGCGCTCGACGCGCTGCTCGAGGTGTATCCCGACGCGCTGATCGTGCAGACCCATCGTGAGCCGAGCACGATCATCGCGTCCGTCTGCAGCCTGAACGAGCAGGCCTCGGCCGGGTGGTCCGACCGGTTCCGCGGCGCTGTCGTCGGCCAGGACCAGGTCGACACCTGGTCACGTGGGCTGGATCGATTCACCGCCGAGCGAGCCCGCCACGATCAGTCTCAGTTCTTCGATGTCGACTACCGGGAGTTCGTGGCGGACCCGCTGGGCACGGCGGCGGGTGTCTACCGTCATTTCGGCCTGCCGCTGGGCGAGCAGGCCGAGGTCGCGATGCGGCGTCTGCACGAGCAGAGCACCACGGGCCGTGCGAAACCGGCGCACCGGTACTCGCTCGCCGACTTCGGGCTCACGAGTTCAGGTGTGGCCGCCCGTTTCGCGGGCTCTCCGGTCTCGGATGGTCGTTGACCACCATGTTGTAGACGTCGGTCACCTGGCCGCGCAGCCGCGCGACCGCTGACCGCATGTTCGCGGCGATTTCATCCGGGTCGACCTGATCCACGTCACCCTCGGGCGCGTGCCTGCCGACCGAATTTTCCTCCTCAGGCACGTTCGCTTGCTACCCCGATCGGGCGAGACTGAAACGCACCTCTTGGAGTGGCCGCCGTCA encodes:
- a CDS encoding sulfotransferase, with translation MQRDNVGTVADLHASATKITGLDDFGDDEYLEGLEVLLESYARDEQLTPLGYRVHRSFLRGALVGRLLSEAAWHRHPEHADVPIERPIFVTGLPRTGTTALHRLLAADPLHQGLEVWLAEVPQPRPPRDKWAADPVFQHIQAGYEQHHIDHPEFMGVHAMSADQIEECWQLLRQSMKSLSYECLAHLPTYSKWLDGQDWTGAYRRHRRNLQLIGLPDAGKRWVLKNPSHLFALDALLEVYPDALIVQTHREPSTIIASVCSLNEQASAGWSDRFRGAVVGQDQVDTWSRGLDRFTAERARHDQSQFFDVDYREFVADPLGTAAGVYRHFGLPLGEQAEVAMRRLHEQSTTGRAKPAHRYSLADFGLTSSGVAARFAGSPVSDGR